From one Candidatus Woesearchaeota archaeon genomic stretch:
- a CDS encoding DUF541 domain-containing protein: MRITMKDNKIQQILILGVVLLALLVAAKFLFIPATIDARTINAEGTAQMTAQPDEAQIYVRIHVLEQTAELAASKSKEAANNVVNALKKIEGVQVETTNYNIYKREDWTENGQEFKGYEATYTIKATTQNLDRVGEIIDTAVDSGANGIDSVQFTLSKEKEEELRAQAIKKAAQTAKMKAQATAEGLGVKLGKIIAVNEGGFYAQPYFYDRAESLIAEAKAQSAPLVIEPGSIHVSASVSVTYEIK; this comes from the coding sequence ATGAGAATAACTATGAAAGACAATAAAATACAACAAATACTTATTCTGGGCGTTGTGCTCTTAGCGCTTCTTGTCGCTGCAAAGTTTCTCTTCATACCTGCAACAATTGATGCAAGAACCATTAATGCAGAGGGAACAGCACAGATGACTGCCCAACCAGATGAGGCACAAATCTATGTTCGCATACACGTACTCGAACAAACTGCAGAACTTGCAGCAAGCAAGAGCAAAGAAGCCGCAAATAATGTTGTAAACGCACTTAAAAAGATTGAAGGCGTTCAAGTAGAGACCACAAATTATAACATCTACAAACGTGAAGACTGGACAGAAAACGGACAAGAGTTCAAGGGATACGAGGCAACGTACACTATCAAAGCAACCACTCAAAACCTTGATCGAGTAGGAGAGATCATTGACACCGCAGTAGATAGTGGTGCAAATGGCATTGATTCAGTACAGTTCACGCTCTCAAAAGAAAAAGAAGAAGAACTACGTGCTCAAGCAATTAAGAAGGCTGCACAAACTGCAAAAATGAAAGCACAAGCAACTGCAGAAGGTCTAGGAGTTAAACTTGGAAAGATCATCGCGGTTAATGAAGGTGGCTTTTATGCTCAGCCCTACTTCTACGATCGTGCGGAAAGCCTTATCGCAGAAGCAAAAGCACAAAGCGCACCTCTTGTAATTGAGCCGGGATCTATTCACGTTTCAGCATCAGTAAGCGTGACGTACGAGATCAAGTAA
- a CDS encoding dihydrolipoyl dehydrogenase: MKVYDLIVVGSGAGSKVSVPAIHLGKKVAIVEKAELGGVCLNRGCIPSKMLIYPAEQIEAARNLEKFGAKAKIGKVYFKEIIERINATVSEESEAIRKRYVAAKNFDFYPYEARFISDKVLQVGNTQITARKIVLATGARPRIPDIEGLEGTPFMTSTQALKNKVLPKKLIVIGGGYIACELGAAYAMLGSEVEFIVRTDLISHEDKDIREEFTKVFTKRHTVHLDSTPLKVEYKRKQFTLTYEHKGKRFKTKGDALLVAVGVVPNTDDLGLDKTRIRTNKRGFIEVDDYLETSVKGVYALGDVIGKFMFRHAANFQGEYLFENLYKRIIPRKIKYPPMPHAMFTQPEFAGVGVTEDELIKLNKVRGKDYVVGLNPYQKSAMGMARLSDHGFCKLIFDRKKRLIGAHIIGDEAATMIHQLIYAMTKKAKLDDLLEMIYIHPALPEIVRNAARNAREAFMSMKQ; encoded by the coding sequence ATGAAGGTTTATGATTTAATCGTGGTAGGTTCTGGTGCGGGATCAAAGGTTTCTGTTCCTGCAATACACTTAGGTAAGAAAGTTGCAATTGTTGAAAAAGCAGAACTTGGCGGTGTTTGTCTTAACAGAGGTTGTATTCCTTCTAAAATGCTCATCTACCCTGCTGAACAAATTGAGGCTGCAAGAAATCTTGAAAAGTTTGGCGCCAAAGCAAAGATAGGAAAAGTTTATTTCAAGGAGATTATTGAGCGTATCAACGCAACTGTCAGTGAAGAGTCTGAGGCGATTCGAAAAAGGTATGTTGCTGCAAAGAATTTTGACTTCTACCCTTACGAAGCACGTTTTATCTCGGATAAAGTGCTGCAAGTTGGTAATACGCAGATCACTGCACGAAAAATTGTTCTTGCTACAGGCGCAAGACCAAGAATACCTGATATTGAAGGTCTTGAAGGTACTCCTTTCATGACGAGCACACAAGCACTTAAGAACAAAGTGCTTCCTAAGAAGCTTATCGTTATTGGGGGAGGATATATTGCTTGCGAGCTTGGAGCTGCCTATGCTATGCTTGGAAGCGAAGTAGAATTCATTGTACGAACAGATCTTATCTCACACGAAGATAAAGACATTCGTGAAGAATTTACAAAAGTGTTTACTAAACGACACACTGTACATCTTGACTCCACTCCTCTTAAGGTAGAGTATAAACGAAAACAATTTACTCTGACCTATGAGCATAAAGGTAAGCGTTTCAAGACGAAAGGAGATGCTTTGCTTGTTGCTGTTGGTGTTGTTCCCAACACTGATGATCTTGGTCTTGATAAAACAAGAATTAGAACAAATAAAAGAGGGTTTATAGAAGTTGATGACTATTTGGAAACTTCCGTTAAGGGAGTGTACGCACTAGGAGATGTTATTGGTAAGTTTATGTTCAGGCATGCTGCAAATTTTCAAGGCGAATACCTTTTTGAAAACTTGTACAAACGCATTATTCCAAGAAAGATTAAGTATCCTCCCATGCCTCATGCAATGTTCACACAACCAGAATTTGCAGGGGTTGGCGTTACTGAGGATGAGCTCATTAAACTGAATAAAGTGCGAGGAAAAGATTACGTTGTTGGTCTAAATCCATATCAGAAAAGTGCTATGGGTATGGCAAGATTATCAGATCATGGTTTTTGTAAACTTATTTTTGATAGGAAAAAACGCCTTATCGGAGCGCATATCATAGGTGATGAAGCTGCGACGATGATTCATCAATTAATCTATGCGATGACGAAAAAAGCAAAACTTGATGATCTTCTTGAGATGATTTACATTCACCCCGCTCTTCCTGAAATTGTGCGAAACGCGGCGAGAAATGCAAGAGAAGCATTTATGAGTATGAAACAATAG
- a CDS encoding alpha/beta fold hydrolase, giving the protein MNVTFPNKRGDLLSGVVEGTGEVGIVLCPHFTGFKEYKHYYRLAKSLVKAGFHVLRFDYADCIGSSQGTCEDMSVTHQVEDVLSAIDFLKTQGVKNIGLFGHSLGGLTAIAATCKTKVDALVVAAAPAKLAWDTLFNQRKKEWEEKGYVEFPSIKGPIKIHFSFYQDLGNYDATKIIEEVSCPVLVIHAAKDELITLSNTHGVFLHAKEPKEFLAIGGADHMFSGEYEKRLVLATTHWFTDWMLQTD; this is encoded by the coding sequence ATGAACGTAACATTTCCCAACAAAAGAGGGGATCTTTTAAGTGGAGTTGTTGAAGGAACTGGCGAAGTTGGCATTGTTCTTTGTCCCCACTTTACCGGTTTTAAAGAATATAAGCACTATTATAGATTAGCAAAGAGTCTCGTTAAAGCAGGGTTTCATGTATTGCGCTTTGATTACGCTGATTGTATTGGTTCGTCTCAAGGTACTTGCGAAGATATGTCTGTTACGCATCAAGTTGAAGACGTACTCTCAGCAATCGATTTTCTTAAGACGCAAGGAGTGAAAAACATCGGTCTTTTTGGCCATTCTCTCGGTGGGCTTACTGCCATTGCAGCTACTTGTAAAACAAAAGTTGACGCTCTTGTTGTTGCAGCAGCTCCTGCAAAACTTGCATGGGATACTCTTTTTAATCAACGAAAAAAGGAGTGGGAGGAGAAGGGCTATGTGGAGTTTCCTTCAATCAAGGGACCAATTAAGATTCATTTTTCATTTTATCAAGATCTTGGAAACTATGATGCAACAAAAATAATTGAAGAGGTATCTTGTCCTGTCCTTGTTATTCACGCAGCCAAAGATGAATTAATCACACTTTCCAACACGCATGGCGTGTTCTTGCATGCAAAAGAACCCAAGGAGTTTCTTGCGATAGGTGGTGCGGACCATATGTTCTCTGGAGAGTATGAGAAGCGATTAGTTCTTGCAACAACACATTGGTTTACTGATTGGATGCTACAAACAGATTAG
- a CDS encoding DoxX family protein, whose translation MNKNYAPTLQRAALALIFLVAGIGKLMHPSMIIDMLAGMGFPLAAFFGWLVIAIEVLGGLSLLLGWKVEYSVWPMAAVLFVALVTVHLGKLADPMGQIIAGFHVLGITSLISLYLSGPGEMSVSRG comes from the coding sequence ATGAACAAAAATTATGCACCAACATTGCAAAGAGCAGCACTTGCGCTCATATTTCTTGTTGCAGGCATCGGCAAGTTGATGCACCCTTCAATGATCATCGATATGCTAGCAGGAATGGGATTCCCCCTTGCAGCATTCTTCGGATGGTTGGTCATAGCAATAGAAGTTCTTGGAGGACTTTCTTTGCTTCTTGGCTGGAAAGTAGAATACAGTGTATGGCCAATGGCAGCAGTACTCTTCGTTGCACTCGTCACGGTGCATCTAGGAAAACTTGCAGACCCTATGGGCCAGATCATCGCGGGATTCCATGTCCTTGGTATTACTTCACTCATCAGTCTCTACCTTTCAGGTCCTGGTGAGATGAGTGTATCCAGGGGTTGA